Proteins found in one Gordonia sp. PDNC005 genomic segment:
- the mnmA gene encoding tRNA 2-thiouridine(34) synthase MnmA — translation MRVLAAMSGGVDSAVAAARAVEAGHDVVGVHLALSTAPGALRTGSRGCCSREDADDARRAADVLGIPFYVWDFADRFKEDVIDEFVASYAAGETPNPCLSCNEKIKFSALAERAEALGFDALATGHYARLANGELRRAVDADKDQSYVLAVLDHEQLSRAMFPIGDTPKPQIREEAERRGLSVANKPDSHDICFIPTGDTRAFLGARIGVRPGAVIEKSTGEKLADHDGVHGFTIGQRKGLGIEGPGPDGTPRYVTGIDPESGTVTVGSAADLDVSSIVAARAVWTSGVTPDGPVECTVQVRAHGGLAPAVATPIQIDGEPGVRIDLRSPLRGVARGQAAVLYAADDTNGDLVLGCSRIADTVEATR, via the coding sequence ATGCGTGTACTTGCAGCGATGAGCGGTGGAGTCGACTCGGCGGTCGCCGCTGCCCGAGCCGTCGAAGCCGGACACGACGTCGTCGGCGTCCACCTCGCACTGTCGACAGCGCCGGGCGCACTGCGCACCGGATCGCGCGGCTGCTGCTCGCGCGAAGACGCCGACGACGCCCGCCGCGCCGCCGACGTGCTCGGCATCCCGTTCTACGTGTGGGACTTCGCCGACCGGTTCAAGGAAGACGTGATCGACGAGTTCGTCGCGTCGTACGCCGCCGGTGAGACGCCCAACCCGTGCCTGTCGTGCAACGAGAAGATCAAGTTCTCGGCGCTCGCCGAGCGGGCCGAGGCGCTCGGCTTCGACGCCCTCGCGACCGGCCACTACGCGCGATTGGCGAACGGGGAGCTGCGACGGGCCGTCGACGCCGACAAGGATCAGTCGTATGTGCTCGCCGTGCTCGACCACGAGCAGTTGTCGCGGGCGATGTTCCCCATCGGCGACACCCCGAAGCCGCAGATCCGCGAAGAGGCGGAACGCCGAGGACTGTCGGTGGCGAACAAGCCCGACTCTCACGACATCTGCTTCATTCCGACGGGCGACACCCGTGCGTTCCTCGGAGCGCGGATCGGCGTCCGCCCCGGTGCGGTGATCGAGAAGTCGACGGGGGAGAAGCTCGCCGACCACGACGGTGTTCACGGATTCACCATCGGGCAGCGCAAGGGGTTGGGCATCGAGGGTCCCGGCCCGGACGGAACCCCGCGCTACGTGACCGGCATCGACCCGGAGTCGGGCACGGTCACCGTCGGGTCGGCCGCCGACCTCGACGTCTCGTCGATCGTCGCGGCCCGTGCTGTCTGGACGTCGGGTGTGACGCCGGACGGGCCCGTCGAATGCACCGTCCAGGTGCGCGCACACGGTGGTCTCGCGCCTGCCGTCGCCACCCCGATCCAGATCGACGGGGAGCCGGGCGTTCGCATCGACCTGCGGTCCCCGTTGCGCGGTGTCGCGCGGGGCCAGGCGGCAGTGCTCTACGCCGCAGATGATACGAACGGCGACCTGGTCCTCGGATGCAGCCGCATCGCGGACACCGTCGAGGCCACTCGGTGA
- a CDS encoding MmcQ/YjbR family DNA-binding protein yields the protein MPHPIMFDDADPILALLRERALALPEATEKTAHGRPTFRCGKMFAMYGGSRKGETKVPHDNALLFVPDPLERDALEQDERFFVPAYVGAFGWLAIDLALDCDWDEVSELLDAAFRQIAPKRAIALLDG from the coding sequence ATGCCGCACCCGATCATGTTCGACGACGCCGACCCGATCCTCGCGCTCCTGCGTGAACGTGCACTCGCCCTACCCGAGGCCACGGAGAAGACTGCACACGGTCGTCCGACATTCCGCTGCGGGAAGATGTTCGCGATGTACGGCGGCTCCCGCAAAGGCGAGACGAAGGTCCCCCACGACAACGCGCTGCTGTTCGTTCCCGATCCGCTGGAACGCGACGCCCTTGAACAGGATGAACGCTTCTTCGTTCCCGCATACGTCGGCGCATTCGGCTGGCTGGCGATCGACCTCGCGCTCGACTGCGACTGGGACGAGGTGTCTGAGCTCCTCGACGCCGCATTCCGACAGATCGCACCCAAACGTGCGATCGCGCTGCTGGACGGATAG
- a CDS encoding FAD-binding protein, with protein MTTESTRSIDRADIASLRAAVRGDVHRPADPAYETISFNATVSRHPWAVIDVVDADDVAAVVAFAADNGMTVAVHATGHGATPIGGDTLLVRTGGLAGLHVDASARTARVGAGLRWQAVIDAAAPLGLAPVCGSAPSVGVVGLLTGAGIGPMVRALGSSADYVREFTVVTGDASIRRAAPDENAELYWGLRGGKGTLGIVVDALIDLLPIRGFYGGALYFDGDHADAVLHAWNAWIDTLPDDADTSVALLRLPDMPGVPPMLAGRLTVAVRFVSLADPATAASILAPMRDVAVPLLDAVSPLPYAAIGAVHADPADPMPVFEDSVLLGEVTPNTIAALLEQAGPAAHCPLLMVEMRLLGGALSRPSEHPSALCHRAAAANLQIVGVLVPPIADLVPEAVGSLLQALASFSDGSRLPNFTAASDPSVIGRCYDDDTRAWLIALAGQYDPAGVLAVGQVVR; from the coding sequence GTGACCACCGAATCGACCCGCAGCATTGATCGTGCCGACATCGCCTCGTTGCGCGCAGCCGTCCGCGGCGACGTGCACCGGCCGGCGGATCCCGCGTACGAGACGATCTCGTTCAACGCGACCGTGTCTCGTCACCCGTGGGCGGTGATCGACGTCGTCGACGCCGACGACGTGGCAGCTGTCGTCGCGTTCGCGGCCGACAACGGAATGACTGTCGCCGTCCACGCCACCGGTCACGGCGCCACTCCGATCGGCGGAGACACGCTGCTCGTACGCACCGGCGGACTCGCCGGGCTGCACGTCGACGCGTCCGCGCGCACCGCACGCGTCGGGGCCGGACTGCGTTGGCAGGCCGTCATCGACGCCGCCGCTCCGCTCGGCCTCGCACCGGTGTGCGGCTCCGCGCCGTCGGTCGGCGTCGTCGGACTGCTCACCGGCGCCGGAATCGGCCCGATGGTGCGGGCGCTCGGCAGTTCCGCCGACTACGTGCGTGAGTTCACCGTCGTCACCGGCGATGCGAGCATTCGCCGAGCGGCGCCGGACGAGAACGCCGAACTGTACTGGGGTCTCCGGGGCGGCAAAGGAACGCTCGGAATCGTGGTGGACGCGCTGATCGATCTGCTCCCGATACGCGGGTTCTACGGAGGTGCGCTGTACTTCGACGGTGATCACGCAGACGCGGTACTGCATGCCTGGAACGCGTGGATCGACACGCTGCCAGACGACGCGGACACGTCCGTCGCGCTTCTTCGCCTTCCCGATATGCCGGGGGTCCCGCCGATGCTTGCCGGACGACTCACGGTCGCCGTGCGGTTCGTCAGTCTCGCCGACCCGGCGACAGCGGCGTCGATACTCGCACCGATGCGTGACGTCGCGGTGCCGCTGCTCGACGCCGTCTCTCCGCTGCCGTACGCGGCGATCGGCGCAGTCCACGCCGATCCGGCGGATCCCATGCCCGTGTTCGAGGATTCGGTACTGCTCGGCGAGGTGACGCCGAACACGATCGCAGCGCTGCTCGAACAGGCCGGCCCCGCAGCGCACTGCCCGCTGCTCATGGTCGAGATGCGACTCCTCGGCGGCGCGCTGAGCCGCCCCTCCGAACACCCCAGCGCACTCTGTCATCGCGCCGCCGCCGCCAACCTTCAGATCGTGGGTGTACTCGTTCCGCCGATCGCCGATCTCGTTCCCGAGGCAGTCGGGTCTCTGCTGCAGGCGCTGGCGTCGTTCAGCGACGGCTCGCGGTTGCCGAACTTCACGGCGGCCTCCGATCCATCGGTGATCGGCCGCTGTTACGACGACGACACGCGTGCGTGGCTCATCGCACTCGCCGGGCAGTACGACCCGGCGGGCGTCCTCGCAGTCGGCCAAGTGGTCCGATGA
- a CDS encoding vitamin-B12 independent methionine synthase encodes MTFAGSRVPTGLGTGLGPMPGVDPVEAVAVVSGETDFAFVPELPARGVGADPVGRAGAVLIDMPFEMVHDTYRLTSRPGSVTRRARDLLARDLDALEEHWDSNGLIDTGKLLKVQLCGPFTYSAQVELRNGHKVVRDRGARLDVVASMTDGLVEHVKELRRRLGAEIVVQLDEQQIDAVLNGSVQPLTRLDAIPPVPMSLIVQRFEEMAAAIGTPMVLHGASTPQSALVRMLPSYAVTVDLSTPTTDVGKDRMAEFLDAGGVMLAGVVPTTRPAAEPRPDEIAQGLARLMDEIGMNRTVLRDNVVVTPHSGLADAEPSWAATALRVASQTAELLASDPAAL; translated from the coding sequence GTGACATTCGCCGGATCTCGGGTGCCGACGGGACTCGGCACCGGGCTCGGACCGATGCCGGGTGTCGACCCCGTGGAAGCGGTCGCCGTCGTATCGGGGGAGACCGACTTCGCCTTTGTTCCGGAACTGCCCGCTAGGGGTGTCGGAGCCGATCCCGTCGGGCGTGCAGGCGCGGTCCTCATCGACATGCCGTTCGAGATGGTCCACGACACCTACCGCCTCACGTCCCGTCCCGGGTCGGTGACGAGGCGAGCACGCGATCTGCTGGCGAGGGATCTCGACGCACTCGAGGAGCACTGGGACTCGAACGGTCTGATCGACACCGGGAAGCTTCTGAAAGTCCAGCTCTGCGGGCCGTTCACCTATTCGGCGCAGGTTGAACTCCGGAACGGGCACAAGGTGGTTCGCGACCGTGGCGCCCGACTGGACGTCGTCGCGTCGATGACCGACGGTCTCGTCGAGCATGTGAAGGAGCTGCGGCGCAGGCTTGGCGCGGAGATCGTCGTGCAACTCGACGAACAGCAGATCGATGCCGTGCTGAACGGCAGTGTGCAGCCGCTCACGAGGCTCGACGCCATCCCGCCGGTGCCGATGTCGCTGATCGTTCAGCGCTTCGAGGAGATGGCCGCGGCGATCGGCACGCCGATGGTCCTGCACGGCGCGAGCACTCCGCAGTCCGCTCTTGTCCGCATGCTGCCCTCGTACGCGGTGACAGTGGATCTGTCGACCCCGACGACGGACGTCGGCAAGGACCGGATGGCCGAGTTTCTCGATGCGGGTGGCGTGATGCTCGCGGGCGTCGTCCCGACCACGCGTCCGGCGGCAGAGCCGCGGCCCGACGAGATCGCTCAGGGCCTCGCTCGTCTCATGGACGAGATCGGCATGAATCGCACCGTCCTGCGCGACAACGTCGTCGTCACACCGCACAGCGGCCTGGCCGACGCTGAGCCGTCGTGGGCCGCGACCGCCCTGCGCGTCGCCTCGCAGACCGCCGAACTCCTCGCATCAGACCCAGCTGCCCTCTGA
- a CDS encoding BTAD domain-containing putative transcriptional regulator, with product MGESMREYRVLGPLAVVRDGTPVDLGSPKQRAVLAVLLLHRGAVVSRDRLIDAVWGDDPPAAADTSLQAYVSNLRRLLRDTDGEASPIQRVSPGYRLVVGDDTLDLAEFERFARSAQDARREQRWEDAEDTSVRAAALWNGGLLDEFGDRDWVSVTAAALHEVRLGVAEIHVTATLARGEVSGALGEIAALRSADSLRERGVWLHMIALYRAGRAGEALAVFTDHARVIADELGLDPGVELAELQAAILRRDPEIAAWPRPPHWSGAETAREPAAGRQSAVVDGPARAHPAPLVGREALVQSIRALYSPTRSGTRWFALVGPAGIGKTRLAQEASRLADENGERTVWMRCPDTEGIPAWWPLRQLCRALGADPDEVLSIPAGVDADTARFAVYERVQELLETASAGTPVTVVVDDVHWADPMTSGLLGYLASVTTRAHLTVVMTIREEETGPATVRLRSALIRAGGDVVVVPRLTLDEGVALVRTVTDGGVSSEDAAEIAERTGGNPLFVTEYARLSAGQRAETMPEAVRSVLGRRLDTLDPPVREVIGYAALLGEDIDVPFLARVMDRPPTDVADCLDEAADERIVVWGSSGGQPSFAHALLREQASSSLAPLRRCRMHMRIADVLDDFNGPGASQARAAHLLDALPVADVDTVVAACREAAKDATVRWDSENAAYWYGCALTTYESLVGGEADVAHRDELLVAMLDAYARAGRVQSVLDTVENRLRDAVNDGAADTAGRVARTLLRAGGGWPWMSPAEEPGPLHAVLEHAVDTFADRPDALVGILGALAIGHCYHHDGSVVAGLLKRADAAAAQLGDPAAAADAALARLITYSGVASHAHQQMDLARRIAAHPHPDADVDSVITDSVITMAALTVGDLQTTVAHLERAIAGSERMRLPVLRAQLRWMEMALAVWHADFDLARDHFRVAMAVHQQTELYVAGSGMLALMALAGQQGVGELIDEVLGTDEAGRMDWAAAVVAEAPENQVSRLMAAGVATVAWTQGDVATVRDMVDVWSTDDHPMFWTSLAQATVLADLVAELQLVDHAPRFLNYLTPFSGCIATVGQVGCVGPVDLAVARLHYLLDQQAEGDAALERAQVLCTSADSPSGSLRCRLVEISRAPHGPDRTAALESIVERARRLGLPRVEASALAFLADSGSSHG from the coding sequence ATGGGCGAGTCGATGCGTGAGTATCGGGTGCTCGGACCGCTCGCCGTCGTGAGAGACGGCACCCCAGTGGACCTGGGTTCACCGAAACAGCGTGCTGTCCTCGCTGTGCTCCTGCTTCATCGGGGCGCAGTGGTGTCACGTGATCGGCTGATCGACGCGGTGTGGGGCGATGACCCGCCCGCCGCGGCGGACACGAGCCTGCAGGCGTACGTGTCCAACCTGCGACGACTCCTGCGCGACACCGACGGTGAGGCGTCGCCGATTCAGCGGGTCAGTCCCGGCTACCGGCTCGTGGTGGGCGATGACACTCTCGACCTCGCCGAGTTCGAACGGTTCGCTCGCTCTGCTCAAGACGCGCGCCGGGAGCAGCGCTGGGAGGACGCCGAGGACACATCCGTTCGAGCCGCCGCCCTCTGGAACGGCGGCCTGCTCGACGAGTTCGGAGATCGCGACTGGGTGTCGGTGACGGCGGCGGCTCTGCACGAGGTTCGGCTCGGCGTGGCCGAGATCCACGTGACCGCGACGCTCGCGCGTGGTGAGGTCAGTGGGGCGCTCGGCGAGATCGCGGCACTCCGGTCCGCTGATTCGCTCCGAGAACGTGGAGTCTGGCTGCACATGATCGCCTTGTACCGTGCGGGTCGCGCGGGCGAGGCTCTCGCAGTGTTCACCGACCACGCTCGTGTGATCGCGGACGAACTCGGCCTCGACCCGGGGGTCGAGCTGGCAGAACTGCAGGCCGCGATTCTGCGTCGAGACCCGGAGATCGCCGCGTGGCCGCGTCCCCCACACTGGTCCGGTGCCGAGACTGCGCGTGAACCGGCGGCCGGTCGCCAATCCGCGGTCGTCGACGGGCCCGCGCGTGCCCACCCGGCTCCACTCGTCGGCCGGGAGGCGCTCGTCCAGAGCATCCGCGCGTTGTACTCGCCGACACGCTCGGGCACCCGATGGTTCGCGCTCGTCGGCCCGGCCGGAATCGGCAAGACGAGGCTCGCTCAGGAGGCGTCCCGCCTCGCCGACGAGAACGGTGAGCGGACGGTCTGGATGAGGTGCCCCGACACCGAGGGGATTCCGGCGTGGTGGCCGCTACGGCAACTGTGCCGTGCGCTCGGTGCAGACCCCGACGAAGTATTGTCGATCCCCGCAGGAGTGGACGCCGACACTGCTCGATTCGCCGTGTACGAGCGTGTCCAGGAGTTGCTGGAGACTGCGAGCGCGGGAACCCCCGTCACCGTTGTCGTCGATGACGTTCACTGGGCGGACCCGATGACGTCGGGCCTCCTCGGCTACCTGGCGTCCGTGACGACGCGAGCACACCTCACCGTGGTGATGACCATTCGCGAGGAGGAGACGGGACCGGCCACCGTGCGACTCCGGAGCGCGTTGATACGGGCGGGCGGCGACGTCGTGGTGGTTCCACGCCTGACACTCGACGAGGGCGTCGCCCTCGTGCGAACCGTCACGGACGGGGGAGTGTCGTCGGAGGACGCCGCTGAGATCGCGGAACGCACCGGAGGCAACCCGTTGTTCGTCACCGAGTACGCGCGCTTGTCTGCCGGGCAGCGCGCCGAGACGATGCCCGAAGCCGTGCGCTCGGTGTTGGGACGCAGACTCGACACCCTCGACCCGCCGGTGCGTGAAGTGATCGGCTACGCCGCGTTGCTCGGTGAGGACATAGACGTCCCGTTCCTCGCACGTGTGATGGACAGACCGCCGACCGACGTCGCCGATTGCCTCGATGAGGCCGCAGACGAGCGGATCGTCGTCTGGGGATCGTCCGGTGGTCAGCCTTCCTTCGCGCATGCATTGCTGCGTGAACAGGCGTCGTCGTCGTTGGCGCCACTGCGACGATGTCGCATGCACATGAGAATCGCCGACGTCCTCGACGACTTCAACGGTCCGGGAGCGTCCCAAGCACGGGCGGCGCACCTCCTCGACGCGCTTCCGGTCGCGGATGTCGACACTGTCGTCGCCGCCTGCCGGGAAGCGGCGAAGGACGCCACCGTCCGCTGGGACTCCGAGAACGCCGCGTACTGGTACGGCTGCGCCCTCACGACGTATGAGTCGCTGGTGGGGGGCGAGGCCGACGTCGCGCACCGGGACGAACTCCTCGTCGCGATGCTCGACGCCTATGCCAGAGCAGGGCGGGTTCAGTCGGTGCTCGACACCGTCGAGAACCGTCTCCGGGACGCCGTGAACGACGGCGCTGCCGACACCGCCGGCCGTGTGGCGAGGACTTTGTTGAGGGCGGGCGGCGGGTGGCCGTGGATGTCGCCCGCTGAAGAACCCGGACCGCTTCACGCCGTGCTCGAGCACGCCGTGGACACGTTCGCAGACCGGCCGGACGCGCTCGTCGGAATCCTCGGGGCCCTCGCGATCGGGCACTGCTATCACCACGACGGCTCGGTCGTCGCAGGGCTGCTGAAACGTGCAGACGCCGCGGCCGCTCAGCTCGGTGATCCGGCCGCCGCCGCCGACGCCGCACTCGCCCGACTGATCACCTACTCCGGTGTGGCATCCCACGCTCACCAGCAGATGGACCTCGCGCGGCGGATAGCTGCCCACCCGCACCCCGACGCCGACGTCGACTCGGTGATCACCGACTCGGTCATCACGATGGCCGCGCTCACTGTCGGAGACCTGCAGACCACGGTGGCTCACCTCGAGCGGGCCATCGCGGGCAGCGAACGCATGCGCCTGCCTGTGCTGCGCGCTCAACTCCGCTGGATGGAGATGGCATTGGCGGTGTGGCATGCCGACTTTGATCTGGCGCGGGATCATTTCCGCGTCGCGATGGCCGTCCACCAGCAGACAGAGCTGTACGTTGCAGGCTCGGGAATGCTGGCTCTGATGGCACTCGCCGGGCAGCAGGGCGTCGGTGAGTTGATCGACGAAGTGCTCGGCACCGACGAAGCAGGCCGCATGGACTGGGCCGCGGCCGTGGTCGCAGAAGCGCCGGAGAATCAGGTGTCCCGGTTGATGGCCGCCGGTGTCGCGACCGTCGCGTGGACGCAGGGCGACGTGGCGACCGTGCGCGACATGGTCGATGTGTGGTCCACAGACGATCATCCGATGTTCTGGACGTCGCTCGCTCAGGCGACCGTCCTGGCCGACCTCGTCGCCGAGTTGCAGCTCGTCGACCACGCGCCGAGGTTTCTGAACTACCTCACGCCGTTCAGCGGCTGCATCGCGACGGTGGGGCAAGTCGGGTGTGTGGGGCCCGTTGACCTCGCCGTGGCCCGCCTGCACTATCTGCTCGACCAGCAGGCGGAGGGCGACGCAGCGTTGGAACGGGCGCAAGTGCTCTGCACGTCTGCTGACAGCCCGTCGGGCTCGCTCCGCTGTCGTCTCGTCGAGATCTCACGCGCCCCGCACGGACCCGACCGCACTGCGGCTCTCGAGTCGATCGTCGAGCGGGCTCGCCGGCTCGGGCTCCCACGAGTCGAGGCGAGCGCGCTCGCATTCCTCGCGGATTCGGGTTCGTCGCACGGGTGA
- a CDS encoding MFS transporter, with translation MTDPNPRWDIRRRVTLAVVCTATAMLMLDIAVVNTALGAVSLDLAADLGALKWVIDGYTLALAATVLSAGAWADRSGRRRVFVIGAVVFTVASALCAVADGILFLNVARVVQGLGASLLFATSLALLAHAFPAGRGRTTALAAYGATIGAAFAVGPLLGGVLTEWLDWRAIFLINVPVGFAMLIGVRWIDESRSAAPRRGDWAGQVTAIVALAALTDAFFQAAESGWTGSRTMIMFGVAGSAFVMFIGIEAVVDEPMLPLWLFATRAFVGAQLATFAISASMFAVFVYVTLYLQGVLGMSPIHAGLVYLPGTMVMLLVAGATDKLMGVVPPRILITLALTGVAGGMAWMTIATVDGNGWNLVPGFLLACVGAGVFNPVLSAIVLSESGTDDVGLATGVNDVFRQSGIALGVAALGAVFPSRSAFVPDAADEFTAALVSALWISCAVALVGAVVAAVTLGGARAEQAEPETVDRMDDLGGPTSHIGTVADLRAVE, from the coding sequence ATGACTGATCCGAATCCCCGATGGGACATTCGCCGCCGCGTCACACTCGCGGTCGTGTGCACCGCCACCGCGATGCTGATGCTCGACATCGCGGTGGTCAACACCGCACTCGGGGCGGTGTCGCTCGACTTGGCCGCCGACCTCGGTGCCCTCAAATGGGTCATCGACGGCTACACCCTGGCGCTGGCGGCGACGGTGCTGAGCGCCGGTGCGTGGGCCGACAGGTCGGGACGACGCCGAGTGTTCGTGATCGGCGCCGTCGTGTTCACCGTGGCGTCCGCGCTGTGCGCCGTCGCCGACGGGATCTTGTTCCTGAACGTGGCCAGAGTGGTGCAGGGCCTCGGCGCATCGCTGCTGTTCGCTACGTCGCTGGCGTTGCTGGCGCACGCGTTTCCCGCGGGCCGAGGGCGGACGACGGCACTCGCCGCCTACGGGGCGACGATCGGTGCAGCGTTCGCGGTCGGTCCGCTGCTCGGCGGAGTGCTGACCGAATGGCTCGACTGGCGGGCGATCTTCCTGATCAATGTGCCGGTCGGGTTCGCCATGCTCATCGGAGTTCGCTGGATCGACGAGTCGCGGAGCGCTGCGCCACGGCGCGGCGACTGGGCCGGACAGGTGACCGCGATCGTTGCGCTCGCAGCCCTCACCGACGCCTTCTTCCAAGCCGCGGAGAGCGGCTGGACGGGATCGCGCACGATGATCATGTTCGGCGTCGCGGGTTCCGCGTTCGTGATGTTCATCGGTATAGAGGCAGTCGTCGACGAACCGATGCTTCCGCTGTGGCTGTTCGCCACCAGGGCATTCGTCGGAGCTCAACTCGCGACTTTCGCGATCTCGGCGTCCATGTTCGCGGTGTTCGTCTATGTGACCCTCTACCTGCAGGGAGTGCTCGGCATGTCGCCGATCCATGCCGGGCTCGTCTACCTTCCGGGCACCATGGTGATGCTGCTGGTGGCCGGTGCGACCGACAAGTTGATGGGCGTGGTCCCTCCGCGGATTCTGATAACGCTCGCGCTGACGGGAGTCGCGGGAGGGATGGCGTGGATGACCATTGCGACCGTCGACGGCAACGGGTGGAATCTGGTTCCCGGCTTTCTCTTGGCGTGCGTCGGAGCGGGCGTGTTCAACCCCGTGCTGTCGGCGATCGTCCTGTCCGAGAGCGGTACGGACGATGTCGGTCTGGCCACCGGGGTGAACGACGTGTTCCGCCAATCCGGCATCGCACTCGGTGTGGCCGCACTCGGGGCGGTGTTCCCGTCCCGGTCGGCCTTTGTGCCTGACGCCGCTGACGAGTTCACCGCGGCCCTCGTCAGCGCCTTGTGGATCAGCTGTGCGGTCGCACTCGTGGGCGCCGTGGTCGCCGCCGTGACCCTGGGCGGAGCACGTGCGGAGCAGGCGGAGCCGGAAACTGTGGATCGTATGGACGACCTCGGCGGACCAACCTCGCACATCGGCACGGTCGCGGACCTTCGAGCCGTAGAATGA
- a CDS encoding cysteine desulfurase family protein has product MSTPQHPAYLDNAASTALVAEARAAMESAWARPGNSSSLHGSGRRARRILEESRESIARDLGARPSEVIFTSGGTESDNLALKGIYAARRREDDRRRTVVVSAVEHHAILDPAQWLADEAGADLAVLPVDEAGVVSVAALRELLASDAESVAVISVMWANNEVGTVQPIAEVARLGAEYGVPVHSDAIAAAGHLPIDFAESGLSALSIAGHKFGGPQGSGALLLQRDVACTPLLHGGGHERDIRSGTQDVPAAAGMAAALRAAVTRRDEHNVHVVALRDRLRDVLVAVGGVRVNGAVGRPDAADALPGIVHVSFEGCEGDSLLMLLDAKGVECSTGSACTAGVAAASHVLLAMGLDMGTARGSLRFSLAHDNNNDDVTAVADVIGDVVDRARAAGLLSAGSRTGGRR; this is encoded by the coding sequence ATGTCCACGCCCCAGCACCCTGCTTACCTCGACAACGCAGCGTCCACCGCCCTCGTCGCGGAGGCTCGTGCGGCGATGGAGTCGGCCTGGGCACGTCCGGGGAACTCATCCTCTCTGCACGGCTCGGGACGACGCGCACGTCGCATCCTCGAGGAGTCGCGCGAGTCGATCGCGCGCGATCTGGGGGCCAGGCCCTCCGAAGTGATCTTCACCAGCGGCGGCACCGAGTCGGACAACCTCGCCCTCAAAGGCATCTACGCCGCCCGACGACGCGAGGACGACCGTCGTCGCACCGTCGTGGTATCGGCGGTCGAGCATCATGCGATCCTTGATCCGGCCCAGTGGCTGGCCGACGAGGCGGGCGCGGACCTCGCAGTGCTGCCCGTCGACGAGGCCGGGGTGGTCAGCGTCGCCGCGTTGCGTGAACTGCTCGCGTCCGACGCCGAGTCGGTGGCGGTCATCTCGGTGATGTGGGCGAACAACGAGGTCGGCACGGTCCAGCCGATCGCCGAGGTAGCTCGGCTCGGCGCGGAGTACGGCGTGCCCGTGCACTCGGACGCCATCGCCGCGGCGGGGCACCTGCCCATCGATTTCGCGGAGAGCGGGCTGTCCGCGCTGAGCATCGCAGGTCACAAGTTCGGCGGGCCACAGGGCTCGGGCGCACTGCTGTTGCAGCGCGACGTCGCGTGCACCCCGCTGCTCCACGGCGGAGGCCATGAACGTGACATTCGGTCCGGCACCCAGGACGTGCCTGCGGCCGCGGGGATGGCGGCGGCGCTGCGCGCGGCCGTCACCCGTCGAGACGAACACAACGTTCACGTCGTCGCGCTTCGCGATCGCCTGCGAGACGTGTTGGTCGCGGTCGGCGGCGTCCGAGTGAACGGCGCGGTCGGACGGCCCGACGCGGCCGATGCGCTGCCGGGCATCGTCCACGTGTCATTCGAGGGCTGCGAAGGCGACTCGCTGCTCATGCTCCTCGACGCCAAGGGGGTCGAGTGCTCCACGGGTTCCGCGTGCACCGCGGGAGTGGCGGCCGCGAGTCATGTGCTGTTGGCGATGGGGCTGGACATGGGCACGGCGCGCGGTTCGTTGCGCTTCTCGCTGGCCCACGACAACAACAACGACGATGTGACCGCGGTCGCCGACGTGATCGGCGACGTGGTCGACCGGGCTCGGGCAGCAGGCCTGCTCAGTGCGGGATCTCGAACAGGAGGGAGACGCTGA